The genome window ACCGTCGGGTGTGGAGCCATTCAATATGTTAGTTCTATGGACATTCAATTTCTCAATACCTCAGGGATCTGTGAAAATGCTGGTGAGTACAGGAATCGGTTACTCGGTATTGTATGTCGTTACTGGATTCCTCATTATACTCGTTGCTTGTTCGAAGCTTCTCTCCTGTCTGAATATTGAGGTTCTCAAACCTAATGAATCCATTAGGGGCATTAACGAACTGTCTACTACCTATGACTCAGATCCAACTGAAAGGATTAAAACAGGCTGGGTATTGGACAACTCGAAACTGAACTCCAGAATTGATCGTAAATTTAGAAGTGCCCAACTTCATCTGGCGTTGGGGACATTTTTCATACTCTACGCCACTCTCCGTATCTTATTTGCTTCAGATCTTGTTGTTGGATACTTACTCATACTAGTTTGCTCTCTCCCACTCTTCGTACTGAGTGTGTTGCTGTACTACCCCTGTATATGCTTAAAAGATATCTACCACTTCTACTGTTCAACTACTGTCCCGGAGAAGCATCGTGATACAGTGCTCCAATCTCAAATATTGAGCGCAGTCTTAGGCGTTGCTCTGGCTTGGAATAGAGATTTCAAAATAACTGAGCGACTTAATCACCACCCTATCGTATACTTGTTCTATATCACTGGGATGCTCATTTTTTTAATACCATTTAGTGCAGACTTTATTGTCTTTATAGATGTTATTCTTTCAAATATTTTTTAAACCAGTACTAACCAATACTCCTACTATCAGGCCGACTCCGTGACCCACAATATTCGTAAACGTCCCACCCTCCACCAGCCCCACTGGAAACAGCGATACCACCAAAACCGCCAGCACAGTCACGACAAGCCCGCCAGAAACGACCCGAAATGCGAACGCTCGCGACGCGACATCGACCATCGGTAACTCCCAATCTCGCTCATACAGCGTCCCGATTACCTGAAGCCCGATTCCGAACGTGACGAGGCCGGCGACGAGCGGTTGAATCCCTCCCGAGTACACCACGCTGACCAGTAGCATCAGGAACAACACGAGCGACTCGCCGACGACCTTCGCGAGCTCCGATCCGTACGTATCCTTGACGGCGACGACGAACGCGACGAGCAGGAATCCAACGAACCCGCCGACGACGCCGGAGAAGCCACGAGAGTATCCTGTGTTTTCAGGCAGGAAAGTACCGAAGGCCAGTAGATTCCCGACGTTGACCACAATCGGGGTGACGAGGAGCAGCGCGATGGTCGTCCGTCGGAACCACTGTCGTCGATTGGTGTGGAGACAGAGCCCGTACGCGAACCCCACAGCGAGGAAGTAGCCGATGAGATTCCCGCTGAGGTGGCTGACGCTCGCGTGGACGTACGCAGCCGTAAATACGGTGTACCACTGTGGGTCACTCGGCGTGAGCGCGAGTTGCTGTTGGAGGGTTGTTGGCGTGAGGAAGTAAACTACTGATAAAAGACCCGGTATACTCAATAACAGGAGTACATCTGAGCCTATCTCGTAACGAACCGGTGTTCCTGTGTCAGTCACGGCCACTCATCTATCCCACTACGTGTTTCAAGCATTATCTCCCGAGCACCGGAGATGGTCCTCAGTGGATGTGGTCTCAACCATTCCGACCGCTTCTAACACCTTTACTCTAGCATATGCGAGTTCGTGTGGTATGTCAAATTGGCTAGCGATTTCTTTGACCGAAGGCTGAGTGGATGTAATATACTCCACAAGCTCATCGTCTTTCACATCTGGGGTTTCACGGTACGGTTTGATCGCAAACTCAAATCCCCCTGAACCGTACGATACACGCTCTGGAATTCCATACTGACTCCAGAAATGGGTCTTACTGAATCTAGCTATAATTCGAAGGAGGTCGACTAGAATACACATCGACCTATATTGGTCGTTCTCACTAGGACGAAGTAATCCGTGAGCAACTCTATTTCGGATATTCCCCATTAGGAGCTGCCCAACAGGCTCGTTATACATGTACTCTAAATACCTTCCAAATCCCCCGTCAAGATATTCCTTAGTCTTTGGTAGAAGGCTTCCTAAGGTCCGAGTACCTGTTCCGTCTTCCATCAGGGCATCAACGTCTTCTCCTTTCTCACGGAGGATCGTATAGAGAGTTGACTCAATATGTGGTGCTCCAAGATGTATCGCTTCCGCGTGCCTTTGTTCAAATACGGCGGTGATCATAGTCGTCAGGTAGTATATGTTATCTGAATCTAGCACCGGAATCTGATTTATAAACTCGTACAGGTCTGCTTCAAACAGTTCCCTATCCGTGATCAGGGAAGAAAATACACTAATTAGAAGAGGAATTCTGATCTGTGTATCAATAATATATTGCGACGATATATCTGCGTCTTCGGGATCGAATTCAACCAAGTGACCGCTGTAGGACAGTCCCATTGTACCGATCATCTCTAGGAGTGGTGTCCCATCTGAAATCTGATCAGGGTTTGGAACGAACTGCTCATTTGTGAGGAGCCAGAATAGAGCTGCTTGCTTATCGTACACCTCTGATATCTGTTCAAACCGAGATAAGTACCGGTTTATCTGCCACTTGTGCTGTGTGTCTCCGCCAGTATATTCGATCTTCGCCCCATCTCTTTTGAGATCACGAGCAGCAGATTCTGCGGCCCTGCGCAGGTTTCTTTTCCATTGATTCTTTTCCTCCTCTGATAATCTCTCCATCGCGAGGTCATCTTTTAGACCCTCCAGCAACTCATCCGCCTCTAACATCGAACTTCGGTCTCCCTGTTGTTTTGAGTTGAGCCTGTATGTTTCCACATACCGATCTCTGAGTCCATCATCCTCTACATCTACAATTTCTGCCAATTCAATCGTCTCAGCAAGAAGGTCTCTCTCTTGGAAAAAAGAATTATCTTGGCGAAGTTTGTTTGTAGCCTGAATACAGGCGCTGATTGCTTGTATTCCATATTCAGGATTCTCCTCTAAATTGTCCGGATTATCTAATAGGAGTCTTACGAGGTCGCCAAAGGCACCTAATGGAATATCATCCTCCTCAGCAAGCTTCTCAAGTTGACTCACAGCTCGCTGGATCTCCAAGTCGAAGTTCATCGAAAGCTTAGCTTGGAGAGGGATGAGCCGTTGTAGACAAAAGACGGCGACATAATGCCACGCGCGGCGATCAGCTCGCTTGTAGCCCAGATCAAGCAGATGTACCGCTGCTCTGCCGTGGTGGTACTTGCTTCTGTTAACTTCCCATTCGGCGATCCCGAGTATGGCAATCAGTTCGGGATGAAATTCCGTGGTGGCGTCAACTGCTGATCGTATTTTTCCAACAGGCTCCTCACCGGTATAATCGGCAAACACTATCCACTGGTATACTGAGCGGAGGTCAGAGGAATACCTGTACGCATCATTTTCGCTCTCAAGCGCTTGGCGGCGGTGTTCATCAATGTCCTCCGCGTCGGGAAAATAGTGTGCGACTTCGTTCTCTGATGGAAATCGCAGTATCATGTTATATTGTCAATAGACACACCACAATTAAATCACACGGCGAGGTGCTTCCCACAACCGTCAAGTTACCACTATACGGTGTATCCGTGGAATTGTTTCAATAGGCTCGGGAAACCCTCAAGAGACCACTCTCACAAAACCTGTCTATGAGTGACGTGGTCTACGCGATTCGGATTTCTCACCTCGAATACTCCGGGCTCAAAATCATGGACATCAAGATCGGCAAGTCCACCGACATCGATAACACCCTCCGACAGGACAGCAGAGGCAACCGCGACATCGAACTGCTCGACATGTGGACGCCGAACCCCGACACTCCACCGCCGAGCGCGGCGTCCACGCAGTCGCCGAGCGGTACGCCTACGACAAACAGAGCGAGAAGTTCGTCTTCCTCCAGGGCGCGTATCAGGAGTTCGCCGAGACGGTCAACATGCTCCTCCGGAACGTCGGTCGCGAGGACCTCGCTGCGGAGTCGACGTCGAGCGAGTCGGACGACGTCGACGACTACACCGGCACGACGCCCTCGGTGATCAAGGTCCTCGGCGAGACGCACGACGTCGACAGCTGGGCAGATGCGCTGACAGTCGCCGTCGCAGCGATCCTTCGCGATGTTGACGACCACGAGCGGATCAAAGAGGTCTCCGGACGCAAACGGACCTACTTCGTTGAAGAGGGCCAGCAGTCGGAGCTCGTCAAGCCCCGACAGATTCCGGACACCGATCTGTACCTTGAAACCAACTTCTCAGCGAACGACTGCGTTCGAAAAATCGAGCAGGTGATGGCGAAGTACGGGTACGACAGAGCTGAACTGGTGGTATTCACTGAGGAAGTCTGACTGAAAACAGATGATCTCGATCTCCCACTCGGCCTGTCCGTCTCCCTCGTAGCCGGTTTCGTCGATACATTGGTGCCGAAAGTTGGTAGCGAGCCATTCCCAGCGATAGATATACCTTTCCGCCCCTCCGAAATTCGGTCGAAACCGATGGGTCGAGATGGTGGTATAAAGGACGGCGCGGGGAGCGGACACCCTGGTCAGATAGACCTTCGTATGCCTCTCGGGTCCGTCGTTCGACAGATTGAGGCCGCGACCTCAATATCGATCGACGATCCGGAGGCGTTCTTAGAAGCCGTCGTTGATGATATCTTGGCCCAACCGCTGGACACCCGATTCACCGACTCCATCGAGGTTTTTGAGGAGCACGTGACCGAAGAATTCGGCACTATCGAAGCGTTCGCATCGATTCTTCCGGTCGACAACGAGAACGCGATACAGTTCGTAGAGAGTATGCTGGATATGGCGATGGACGACCTTGTCAAGGATGCGCTCCACGCGGACGATCCGACCGGGTACCTCATTCTGTTGTCCGCTTTCGAGTTTCTCAACTCTTGTCTACTACTCAGTCGTCGCGATGATCTCGATGAGAGCCAACGGAGGATTCTCGCGTCATCGTTCATCGCGGTATACGCACGAATCTACCGTGCTTGGCAGATCGAGAAAGAGAAATCTGAGGTTGATCTGGGGCCGCTGGCTCAAGATCTCGTGTGGGCTCGGGATGCGTTACTCGGTGAACTCCTTCCCCCCTCAGAGGAATATCCTGACCCGTCCAATACCTCGGCCTATCAGTCGGTCGAGGTTCAACGCCGAGCGGGGGCTGTACTCGTCTACGATAGAGACGAGATATCCATTGGTCGAGGTGCCGAATTGGCAGGGCTCACTCAAAACGAGTTCCAGAAGGTTTTGAAAGCTTCCGACGTCGAGATCCAATACGGTCCGGAATCAGCTGAAGAGTTGCTCTCTGAAGATAGGTTGATTGATGAGTGAAAGCGCGTTCGTACTGGATAATTCTGTCCTCTCCGCGTTTAGCGGCTCCGGATGGTTCGAGAGCATCGCTTTCTGGAGCGATACGCACGAACTTGTGACGTCAGCACGGGTCTGGGAGAACGAGTACGTACCACACCACGATCGGGCGGAAGCGCCGGATTGGCTATCGATCGAGGAAGCGAATCTAAACGAATTGGTAATCGAGCGCTCGGTTCGTCTCGGAGACGCTGATTACTCTCTCATCCGTCTCACTGAAGATCGGTCCGACTGTACCCTCGTTACGAACGATAAACGGGTCCTGACAAAAGCGGAGGAAAACGACCTCGACAACATGTGGGGATCGAAATTTCTGAAAGAGACGTTCGAGCAGTGCGGGATATCGAGAGAACGGTATCAAGCGGGACTGTCGAGCTACTTCGAAGACGTTCCGATCAGTTCGGAGGTCAGACAGGTCTTACGTGATGCTGAGAAGTTGTGAACGACGATAGAAGGATAATAGCTGATTCAAGAGGCACACGAATTAGCAGACGAAATCACACCTTCTGCGGATCGAAGTTCATCACCAACCGCTCTTTGACGTCCTTCCCTTCCCCACGCTTCCCGCTGTTGATGAACCCCTTCTCGTCGCGGTCGAGCACGCACACGTCCTCGAACGTTCTCGGCAGGTCCTCGTAGCCGACGTACGGCAGGTCGCAGTAGAACTCGGTGTCCTTGCTGTCGTACTTCTCGAAGTCTCGGCCTAGCCGAGGTTCTTGACGACCACGTCCACGAATCGCTCAGCGAACTCGCCGCGACGGTCGAAAATCACCGCGTATGCCTCGACGCCCTCTGACTCAGACGAAGCTATTTGCTCGCTCAGAGACACGCTCACGCATGGCCCCCACCCTGCCGGACGACTTCGAAGCGCGGTTCTGGCGCCGCCACTCCAATCCGAAGAGCGGCTGGAGTCGCACGGTCCTGCTGCCGGCGCTCCTCTTCGCCGTCTATCACCGGAAGCCGCGACTCGCGGGCGCCGCGCTCCTGTTCACCCTCTTGAACCCCGTCCTGTTCTCCCCGCCGGAAGACGACGACGCCTGGATGACTCGCGTGGTGCTGGCCGAACGGTGGTGGACGCGCGAACGGAAGGCGGGCATCTTCGATCGCACGTACCCGAACTGGCTCAACCTGGTCAACGTCCCCGTCTCGGTGTACGCGTTCGCCGCCGCGTACCGCCGTCGACCCCTCCGGGCCGCCCTCGCCGGAGCGCTCGCGATGGCACTGAAGTTCTGGTACGTCGGCGCGCTGGTCCGGCGATACGACGCCGCCGACCGACCGGAGGACCGATAGCGGGCGTCTCCGGCAACGACCGTCCCGACACGGCGGTGTCCCGACCAATGGTGCCCGAGCTGTTCGCCTCGTCTGTTCGCGAGGGCGTTTCTGGAAGGCCTCGCGAACCGCGATCCCGGTGCCGTCTCGGAGTGCCTTCAGGCGTGAACTGGACTCACCGACAGAACGCTTATTCGAGCGGTCCCCGAAAGACGGGTATGGCGAGTGCGACGCGCGACGCCCACGACGGAGAGGGCGTCGAGTTCATCCACGGGGACGACGGCTCGATAACCGCCAAGGACATCGAGACCGGTGTCGCCTCCTTCGGCGACACGAAGGCCGAAGCACTCCGGATGCTCGCGGAGGCGATCGAACTCCATGAAGGCGGCGGCGAGCCCGTCACCGAGGAGGACCTCGAAGAGTGGGGTCTCGAAGACTCGGAACCCGGTGACGAGGAGCTTCCCGACTTCATGGAGTGAATGGTCCGGACGAACTTCTCCGGGCGCGAGATCGCGTCTGTGCTTCACGACTTCGGCTACGAGCGCGTCGGTCGGGTCGGAAGCCACCTGAAGATGCGATACGAATTGCCGGACACGGACGAGGTTCGAGTCGTGACGGTACCGATGGCGTCGGAAGACGAGATACCGACCGGGACGCTCCAGTCGATCGCCGACCAGTGCGGCGCCGACGATTTCCACGCGTGGTGCGAGTGGATCGACGAGCATCGGTGACCGGAGGTCACGCTCGTCGACCACGACCTCGACGCTACGCCCGTCCGGGCGCTGCTGCTCGCCCGCGTGACCGGGAGCGACACCCCGGCGTTCTGGGTCAATGGCGCGAACCGGGCGAACGGACGGCATCTCTCCGACACAAAGACGAGCCGGTAGCGACCGACTGAGGGGCCGGCGCGCCGGCGAGAACCGCGCGGACCGATAACCGACCGCCGCTCTTCCGATCGGCCACCAGCTCACCGACGGGTCACGACACCGCGTCGCGGACCGCGTCGGGGACGTCCGCCCGGTCGACCTCCCGAACCGACGCGGCGTCGACGTCTGCGCCCCCGTACTTGTACCCCGACCCGGTCAGTATCACGGCGACGTCGTCGTCGGAGCCGAGCTCGCCGGACGCGGCGAGCTCCCGGACGGCGGCCGTGGCCACGGCGCAGGACGGCTCGACGGAGACCCCGGCGTCGACCGCGAGGCGCTCCGTCTCGGCCAGCATCGTCTCCTCGTCGACGGAGACGACGGCGCCGTCCGTCTCCGAGACGGCGGCCAGCGCTCGGTTCCCGCTCGGCGGGTCGGCGTTGTTGATCGAGACGGCCGCCGTCGGCTCGCCCTCGACGGCCTCGACGCGCGACGCGCCGCGTCGGTACGCCCGCGCGATCGGGTCACAGCGCGCGGCCTGCGCGAGGTAGATCCGCGGCACCGCCGAGAGCAGTCCCGCGGCGTTCAGCTCGCGGAGCGCCTTCCAGACCCCGCTCGCCTGCCCGCCGCTGCTGACCGGCAGGACGATCGCGTCGGGGGCGTCGGGCGCGAACGCCTCGCAGATCTCGTACGCGACCGTCTTCTGGCCGGCCACCCGAAGCGGGGCGTCCGAGTTGAGGAACGCGACGCCGAGGTCGCCGTCGAGGGTGTCGTCGTAGAGCCGCCCGTAGTCGCCGCGGACCCGGAACAGGTGCGGGTCGTGTTGGGCGATCATCGCGAGCCGCGAGTCGGGCGTGTCCTCGGCCACGAGGATGACCGCTTCCCGGTCCGCCGCGGCCGCGTGGGCGGCGACGCTCAGCGCCATGTTCCCGTGCGAGACCGTTCCGACCGGGCTGTTGGTCCGACCGATGCCGACCGCGGTCCCGCGGTCCTTGAAGCTCCCCGTCGGGTTGACGCCCTCGACCTTGAGGTGGATCCGCGGGCCGTCCGCCGGTTCGATCGACGGCGCGCGAAACAGCGGCGTTCCGCCCGCGGCGGCGGCGAGCCCGTTCGGCCGCGCCGCGGGGAGTACGGACTCGTATCGCCAGAGGGTGTCTCGTCCGAGCGAGGCGCCGTTCTCCGTGGGTTCGCTCGCGTCGGGCCAGTCGAACGCCGCGGCGTCGGTCTCGAACCAAAGCGGCTCGCCGCAGCGACAGCGCGCCGCGTCCCCGAACGCGTACGTCTCCCCGCAGTCGTAACACGTCAACTGCTCCATACCCCCCTCTCACGTGCGGCGTACAAATGACTGGCCACGGGCGAACGAGCCAGGACCTCGGTCGACTAACGAAGATCGAGGGAGAGCGGTGCCTATCGGCGTGACTTTTCTCGGACAAGACGCGGTAGCAGTGCCTCTAGCGGGTTAAAACGACGAAATTGGGTGGCTGGGGAGTCCCAGCCCACCAATTTACTCGGGCGGAGCCCGAGTTGAATCAAGGTGGGCCAACACGGATTTGAACCGTGGACCTCCCGGTTATCAGCCGAGCGCTCAACCTGACTGAGCTATTGGCCCAGGCGAGCGCATTCAGTCGTTGCGCGGGTAGGATTTTAAGGGTTTCCTTTCGGAAGCCGGCCGCAGTGTGGCGGTTTCACGGGGACTCACGATGCCCGCGCAGTCAGTCGGTTCCCTTCCGCTCCTCCTCTTCGACGGTGAAATCCACGTCGACGACGTCGTCGTCCGCCGACGCGCCGCCGGCGTCCGCGTTCCCGCCGGTGCCCCCGTCGGGGTCGGAGCTGTCGCCGCCGTCGAACCCGTCGGGACCGTTTCCGGAGGCGCCACCGGGACCACCGCCGGGGAAGCCACTCCCGCCGCCCATCGTGAAGCCGCCCTCGCCGTCGTTCGGGAAGCCGCCGATGTACACGTTCCCGGAGAGGAAGCCGTCCGTCTCGCGCTCGATGTACGGGACGACGACGTACTTCTTCAGGGCCACGCGGATGGGGACCCGAGAGAGCGGGAGCGCGAGCAGGAACCCGACCGCGTCGGTGACGAGCCCCGGTGTGAGCAGGAACGCGCCCGCGGCGATGAGCAGCCCGCCGTCGAGCAGCTCGTCGGTCGGGGGCGTCCCCTGCGCCGCCTTGCGCTGGATTCGCGCGAGGGTCGCGCGCCCCTCGGCGCGTAACAGGAGCATCCCGAGGACGGCCGTCAACACGACGAGGGCGACCGTCATGGCCCACCCGAGCCGCGTCGCGACCACGATCAAAAACAGCGCGTCCACGAGGGGGACGACGAGCAGCAGCGCGAGCAGCGTTCGCGGGCGCATACCCCCGCCTTTCCGCCGGGCGCCCATAGCCCTTTTCGTCGCGGCCGGGGTCTAACGGGGATCCGGGCCGCGCTCGCGACCCCAGTCGTTCGCGTCGGCTGCGTCCGCCGCGACCGCCACGGCTTTGCCCGCCCGGTCCGAGCCCGCGGTATGGACATTGTCGGCGCGCTCGGACGCGACCCGCCGGACCGCGAGTCGCTCCCGCGGTGGGTCGCGCCGCTCCCGAAACGACTGGAGGACGTCGCCTTCCGGTTCGCGTGGGTCATTATCGCGATCAAC of Halorubrum trapanicum contains these proteins:
- a CDS encoding type II toxin-antitoxin system HicB family antitoxin — protein: MASATRDAHDGEGVEFIHGDDGSITAKDIETGVASFGDTKAEALRMLAEAIELHEGGGEPVTEEDLEEWGLEDSEPGDEELPDFME
- a CDS encoding type II toxin-antitoxin system HicA family toxin, which translates into the protein MVRTNFSGREIASVLHDFGYERVGRVGSHLKMRYELPDTDEVRVVTVPMASEDEIPTGTLQSIADQCGADDFHAWCEWIDEHR
- a CDS encoding UPF0175 family protein codes for the protein MPLGSVVRQIEAATSISIDDPEAFLEAVVDDILAQPLDTRFTDSIEVFEEHVTEEFGTIEAFASILPVDNENAIQFVESMLDMAMDDLVKDALHADDPTGYLILLSAFEFLNSCLLLSRRDDLDESQRRILASSFIAVYARIYRAWQIEKEKSEVDLGPLAQDLVWARDALLGELLPPSEEYPDPSNTSAYQSVEVQRRAGAVLVYDRDEISIGRGAELAGLTQNEFQKVLKASDVEIQYGPESAEELLSEDRLIDE
- a CDS encoding replication initiation negative regulator SeqA, translating into MDAEPRHSTAERGVHAVAERYAYDKQSEKFVFLQGAYQEFAETVNMLLRNVGREDLAAESTSSESDDVDDYTGTTPSVIKVLGETHDVDSWADALTVAVAAILRDVDDHERIKEVSGRKRTYFVEEGQQSELVKPRQIPDTDLYLETNFSANDCVRKIEQVMAKYGYDRAELVVFTEEV
- a CDS encoding DUF6653 family protein; protein product: MAPTLPDDFEARFWRRHSNPKSGWSRTVLLPALLFAVYHRKPRLAGAALLFTLLNPVLFSPPEDDDAWMTRVVLAERWWTRERKAGIFDRTYPNWLNLVNVPVSVYAFAAAYRRRPLRAALAGALAMALKFWYVGALVRRYDAADRPEDR
- a CDS encoding FxsA family protein → MRPRTLLALLLVVPLVDALFLIVVATRLGWAMTVALVVLTAVLGMLLLRAEGRATLARIQRKAAQGTPPTDELLDGGLLIAAGAFLLTPGLVTDAVGFLLALPLSRVPIRVALKKYVVVPYIERETDGFLSGNVYIGGFPNDGEGGFTMGGGSGFPGGGPGGASGNGPDGFDGGDSSDPDGGTGGNADAGGASADDDVVDVDFTVEEEERKGTD
- a CDS encoding pyridoxal-phosphate dependent enzyme: MEQLTCYDCGETYAFGDAARCRCGEPLWFETDAAAFDWPDASEPTENGASLGRDTLWRYESVLPAARPNGLAAAAGGTPLFRAPSIEPADGPRIHLKVEGVNPTGSFKDRGTAVGIGRTNSPVGTVSHGNMALSVAAHAAAADREAVILVAEDTPDSRLAMIAQHDPHLFRVRGDYGRLYDDTLDGDLGVAFLNSDAPLRVAGQKTVAYEICEAFAPDAPDAIVLPVSSGGQASGVWKALRELNAAGLLSAVPRIYLAQAARCDPIARAYRRGASRVEAVEGEPTAAVSINNADPPSGNRALAAVSETDGAVVSVDEETMLAETERLAVDAGVSVEPSCAVATAAVRELAASGELGSDDDVAVILTGSGYKYGGADVDAASVREVDRADVPDAVRDAVS